The proteins below are encoded in one region of Tachypleus tridentatus isolate NWPU-2018 chromosome 4, ASM421037v1, whole genome shotgun sequence:
- the LOC143249722 gene encoding hyaluronidase-1-like, giving the protein MNKHLEKAKNDIETKIPSKDFDGLAVIDWESWRPVWEYNWGGFQQYQTISRELVKEQHPNWSVEEVDEKAAAEWEEAAKVWMLDTLLMGKTERPLGKWCYYLFPDCYNYKNKDQPDEYLCRESVVAGNNKLRWLWETSTALCPSIYLHKKKLDATNFTQRIWFTHGRLAEALRVRSSDVPIYPYINYFPDGSDSTVPEEDFYRMMAQTAGLGMEGVVVWGSSFHVASQEDCNTLDEYVTSVIGPATQTITRTS; this is encoded by the exons ATGAATAAGCACCTTGAGAAGGCTAAGAACGATATTGAAACGAAAATACCAAGTAAAGATTTTGATGGTCTTGCCGTTATCGACTGGGAATCTTGGAGACCAGTGTGGGAGTATAACTGGGGCGGTTTTCAGCAGTACCAGACAATATCACGTGAGCTTGTAAAAGAACAACATCCAAACTGGTCAGTAGAAGAAGTGGACGAGAAAGCTGCAGCTGAATGGGAAGAGGCTGCCAA GGTTTGGATGCTTGATACGTTACTCATGGGTAAAACTGAACGCCCTCTTGGTAAATGGTGCTACTATTTATTTCCTGACtgttacaattataaaaataaagatcagcCAGATGAATACTTGTGTAGAGAAAGTGTTGTAGCTGGAAACAACAA GTTAAGGTGGCTTTGGGAAACAAGTACTGCCCTCTGTCCGTCAATTTATCTTCACAAGAAGAAACTGGATGCGACAAATTTTACACAACGTATTTGGTTTACCCACGGTCGTTTGGCGGAAGCTTTACGCGTCCGAAGCTCTGATGTTCCTATTTATCCATACATAAATTACTTTCCGGACGGTAGTGACTCAACTGTACCTGAG GAAGATTTTTACCGAATGATGGCTCAGACAGCAGGCTTGGGTATGGAAGGTGTTGTAGTTTGGGGATCTTCGTTTCATGTTGCCAGTCAAGAAGACTGTAACACATTGGACGAATATGTAACGTCTGTAATTGGTCCAGCAACACAAACAATAACAAGAACGTCATAA